The following coding sequences are from one Lolium rigidum isolate FL_2022 chromosome 6, APGP_CSIRO_Lrig_0.1, whole genome shotgun sequence window:
- the LOC124667945 gene encoding uncharacterized protein LOC124667945: MVLPSPLPDELPHLPLQERFPAAFKLIARRRKLLVRTYTKWVQLADAALSKYARQTAEHYQLHIVYGVGALQDEFGLDESYHVSFMAWPKDPPSCCATSTEAPVVFFFAEALYPSGSEFSEEDITLCCMVQPSPTGVDSCQVCLTENVQVDHPDDSENFGGGQYCNIDGIGKDLDCQITSDVDYRCFDPDRDIDFVEYLDQDFTSYTSASPWHRRHKDDIDSAILYYCKRYTR, from the exons ATGGTGCTGCCTTCCCCACTCCCAGATGAGCTGCCGCACCTGCCTCTCCAGGAGCGGTTCCCCGCGGCATTCAAACTCATCGCCAGGAGGAGGAAGCTTCTCGTAAGAACTTACACAAAATGGGTCCAGCTAGCGGATGCAGCATTGAGCAAGTACGCCCGGCAGACCGCGGAACATTACCAGCTTCATATCGTCTATGGCGTCGGTGCCCTGCAGGATGAGTTCGGCCTGGATGAATCCTACCATGTCAGTTTCATGGCGTGGCCAAAGGATCCTCCCTCTTGTTGTGCTACTAGTACAGAAGCTCCGGTGGTGTTTTTTTTTGCTGAAGCGCTTTATCCGTCTGGCTCTGAATTCTCTGAAGAGGACATCACCTTGTGCTGTATGGTTCAGCCATCGCCAACCGGAGTTG ATAGTTGCCAGGTATGTCTGACCGAGAACGTCCAAGTGGATCACCCTGATGATTCTGAGAACTTTGGTGGTGGGCAGTACTGCAACATTGATGGAATCGGTAAAGACCTGGATTGCCAAATCACTAGTGATGTCGACTACAGATGTTTCGATCCTGACAGAGACATTGATTTCGTGGAGTACTTGGATCAAGATTTTACCAGTTACACATCGGCTTCACCGTGGCATCGTCGACATaaagatgatatcgattcagcTATCTTGTATTATTGCAAGAGATATACTAGGTGA